The nucleotide window ATTTCCATATTATTTAAAGTTTCAAATGGACCCTTAACCCGAATCGTTATAAAAGACGGCTCAATAGTTACTCTGGATGTGCAATTCCAGACCTGGACAGGTATGTTTTCAATTGATTTTGAAACCAGCTGCTGCTGAATCGGAATGGTAACAATAATAATAGGATCTGACGAAGAAATAATGGATGAATTGTCCAGATCCAGAGGAATATTTTTTTTAAAATCTTCTTTGGCATTGTTAAGATCAATGGGTTTTGTCTTTAATTCCTTAATCGACAAAATCAAGGAAGCTGCACCGGTTAATTCAACACTGGCAGGTTCTGTGGCAGCATCCAGGGCAATATAGCCTTTGGCAGGTTCTCCTGTGTAAGGAACCGATATGGCAAATGTTTTTTTTATTTTTTTTTCAATTTGAACACTTAAATACGGGGGATTAATCGCAAGGATTTTTATGGCCGGGTTCATGGGAATTCGTTTTTTTTCAACAGGAATCAAATAGGCTCCAGGTTCAATAGAATCTGAATCACCTGCCGGATCGAATTCAAGGTCAGTATACAGATCCACAGGGTAGC belongs to Desulfobacula toluolica Tol2 and includes:
- a CDS encoding CdaR family protein, producing the protein MISVLFDISGCSTDKVQTDLLLPVDFSNIPDNMVLTYFHTDKIEIRIQADPKLIERINLESTRYPVDLYTDLEFDPAGDSDSIEPGAYLIPVEKKRIPMNPAIKILAINPPYLSVQIEKKIKKTFAISVPYTGEPAKGYIALDAATEPASVELTGAASLILSIKELKTKPIDLNNAKEDFKKNIPLDLDNSSIISSSDPIIIVTIPIQQQLVSKSIENIPVQVWNCTSRVTIEPSFITIRVKGPFETLNNMEIMGQIHSFIDLKNLKPGVYARHAYINIPVGLVMTDAVPHVFTVKIE